A stretch of Crossiella cryophila DNA encodes these proteins:
- a CDS encoding GtrA family protein, which translates to MAVVETVLGMLPQGLRRHLLKHRELLKFALVGGTTFLIDSGIFYGLKLTVLETKPLIAKGIAVLMATIVSYVLNREWSFRTRGGREKQHEAALYFLVSGIAVGIYTAPLAFSRYVLDLRYPDVSLLSQELGDFFIGQIGGVLIGMLFRWWAFRKFVFPEEGVRPHKTYQVGEPVVTDLAANGTATNGNGSGKVRRSAPKRTDEDEEQLGHS; encoded by the coding sequence GTGGCCGTAGTGGAGACCGTGCTCGGAATGCTGCCGCAGGGCTTGCGGCGGCACCTGCTCAAGCACCGTGAGCTGCTGAAGTTCGCCCTGGTGGGCGGAACGACCTTCCTCATCGACAGCGGCATCTTCTACGGCCTCAAGCTGACGGTGCTGGAGACCAAGCCGTTGATCGCCAAGGGCATCGCGGTGCTGATGGCGACCATCGTCTCCTACGTGCTCAACCGGGAGTGGTCCTTCCGCACCCGAGGCGGCCGCGAGAAGCAGCACGAGGCCGCGCTGTACTTCCTGGTCAGCGGCATCGCGGTGGGCATCTACACGGCCCCGCTGGCCTTCTCCCGGTACGTGCTGGACCTGCGCTACCCGGACGTGAGCCTGCTCTCCCAGGAGCTGGGCGACTTCTTCATCGGCCAGATCGGCGGCGTGCTGATCGGCATGCTGTTCCGCTGGTGGGCCTTCCGGAAGTTCGTCTTCCCGGAGGAGGGCGTGCGCCCGCACAAGACCTACCAGGTCGGCGAGCCGGTGGTCACCGACCTCGCGGCCAACGGGACCGCGACCAACGGCAACGGCAGTGGCAAGGTCCGGCGGAGCGCGCCCAAGCGCACCGATGAGGACGAAGAGCAGCTCGGCCACTCCTGA
- a CDS encoding sensor histidine kinase gives MRRRILQSTLLAVAVTGVALGLPLGYTALTVVHDVTHRDLANRARQIAAVLDSQLAERRQIDMAAVDVLRPEGGQVRVTGLSSGDRTLGTSPGPDEMSESVPMAQHGQVTVAASAAPLRTDQLEVAGVVTLLVVLSVGIGATVATVTARRLAEPLRHVADRAARLGAGDFRPDPRRYRINELDKLAEALDTSASALAQLLQRERELIGDVSHQLRSRLTAMQLRLESLAMHAEEATAEDANAALEQSERLSTVLDELLAAAHAARAVDAEPVDLASQLPIMVQEWRASLRQHGRALRLRAPNGLLARATPSRLRETLGVLLDNALRHGGGTVHVSARRGDAMIVVEVTDGGGGVPEDLAAHIFERGVSGGGSTGVGLALARALVEADGGRLELSVPRTATFSIFLPVPRADDVPDLRWPTEASPR, from the coding sequence GTGCGTCGCCGAATCCTCCAGTCCACCCTGCTGGCGGTGGCGGTGACCGGGGTCGCCCTCGGGCTGCCGCTGGGGTACACGGCGCTGACCGTGGTGCACGACGTGACCCACCGGGACCTGGCCAACCGGGCCCGGCAGATCGCCGCGGTGCTGGACAGCCAGCTCGCCGAGCGCAGGCAGATCGACATGGCCGCGGTGGACGTGCTGCGGCCGGAGGGCGGGCAGGTCAGGGTCACCGGGCTGTCCTCAGGCGACCGGACGCTGGGCACCAGCCCTGGGCCGGACGAGATGAGCGAGTCGGTGCCGATGGCCCAGCACGGCCAGGTGACGGTGGCCGCCAGCGCCGCGCCGCTGCGCACCGACCAGCTGGAGGTCGCCGGGGTGGTGACCCTGCTGGTGGTGCTCTCGGTCGGCATCGGCGCGACGGTGGCCACGGTGACCGCGCGCCGGCTGGCCGAGCCGCTGCGGCACGTCGCCGACCGGGCCGCCCGGCTGGGCGCCGGTGACTTCCGGCCCGATCCGCGGCGCTACCGGATAAACGAACTGGACAAGCTGGCCGAGGCGCTGGACACCTCGGCCTCGGCACTGGCCCAGCTGCTGCAACGGGAGCGGGAGCTGATCGGTGACGTCTCGCACCAGCTGCGCAGCAGGCTGACCGCGATGCAGCTGCGGCTGGAATCGCTGGCCATGCACGCCGAGGAGGCCACCGCCGAGGACGCCAACGCCGCCCTTGAGCAGTCCGAACGCCTCTCCACGGTGCTGGACGAGCTGCTGGCCGCCGCGCACGCGGCCCGCGCGGTGGACGCCGAACCGGTGGACCTCGCCTCGCAGTTGCCGATCATGGTCCAGGAGTGGCGGGCCTCGCTGCGCCAGCACGGCCGCGCGTTGCGGCTGCGCGCGCCCAACGGGCTGCTGGCCAGGGCCACCCCGTCCCGGCTGCGCGAGACCCTTGGCGTGCTGCTGGACAACGCGTTGCGGCACGGCGGCGGCACCGTGCACGTGAGCGCCCGGCGCGGCGACGCGATGATCGTGGTGGAGGTCACCGACGGCGGTGGCGGGGTGCCGGAGGACCTGGCCGCGCACATCTTCGAGCGTGGCGTCTCCGGCGGCGGCTCGACCGGCGTTGGCCTGGCGCTGGCCAGGGCGCTGGTGGAGGCCGACGGCGGGCGGCTGGAACTGTCCGTGCCGCGCACGGCCACCTTCAGCATCTTCCTGCCGGTGCCGCGCGCCGACGACGTGCCCGACCTGCGCTGGCCGACCGAGGCCAGCCCGCGCTGA
- a CDS encoding winged helix-turn-helix transcriptional regulator, with product MTGGAQLTPAEAGTRYEVFHTDCPAREVVDHVTSRWGIWVLISLRSGDLRFYELRESIQGISEKMLAQTLRALVKDGLVWREVEPTTPPQVTYGLTEFGRDLGEPLAELFDRITRRLPPRELG from the coding sequence ATGACGGGAGGCGCGCAGCTCACACCGGCCGAGGCGGGTACGCGGTATGAGGTGTTTCACACCGACTGCCCCGCACGCGAGGTGGTCGACCACGTGACCAGCAGGTGGGGCATCTGGGTGCTGATCTCCTTGCGGAGCGGCGACCTCCGGTTCTACGAGCTGCGCGAGAGCATCCAGGGCATCAGCGAGAAGATGCTCGCCCAGACCCTGCGCGCGCTGGTCAAGGACGGCCTGGTCTGGCGAGAGGTCGAGCCGACGACACCGCCCCAGGTCACCTACGGGCTGACCGAGTTCGGCCGGGACCTCGGCGAGCCGCTGGCGGAGCTGTTCGACCGGATCACCCGGCGGCTGCCGCCGCGCGAGTTGGGATAG
- a CDS encoding response regulator transcription factor: protein MSVVLLAEDDPAIADPLSRALQREGYAVHVVADGVSALEAASNGEVDLLVLDLGLPRLDGLEVCRRLRANGRGIPVLMLTARADEVDFVVGLDAGADDYVAKPFRLAELMARIRALLRRRSPGTLEASGVRLDLAARRVLVDGHEVTLANKEFELLRVLMQRAGQVVSRDEILEEVWNDPELRGSKTLDMHISWLRRKIGDTQGGNTERRIATVRGVGFRFNSD from the coding sequence GTGAGTGTGGTGCTGCTGGCTGAGGACGACCCCGCGATCGCCGACCCGTTGTCCCGCGCGTTACAGCGTGAGGGCTACGCGGTGCACGTGGTCGCGGACGGGGTCAGCGCGCTGGAGGCGGCCAGCAACGGCGAGGTCGACCTGCTGGTGCTGGACCTCGGCCTGCCCCGGCTGGACGGCCTGGAGGTCTGCCGCAGGCTGCGCGCGAACGGGCGGGGCATCCCGGTGCTCATGCTCACCGCGCGTGCCGACGAGGTGGACTTCGTGGTCGGCCTGGACGCCGGCGCCGACGACTACGTGGCCAAACCGTTCCGGCTGGCCGAGCTGATGGCCCGGATCCGGGCCCTGCTGCGCCGCCGTTCGCCGGGCACGCTGGAGGCCAGCGGCGTCCGGCTGGACCTGGCCGCGCGCCGGGTGCTGGTGGACGGGCACGAGGTCACCCTGGCCAACAAGGAGTTCGAGCTGCTGCGGGTGCTGATGCAGCGGGCAGGCCAGGTGGTCAGCAGGGACGAGATCCTGGAAGAGGTCTGGAACGACCCCGAACTGCGCGGCAGCAAGACCCTGGACATGCACATCTCCTGGCTGCGCCGCAAGATCGGGGACACCCAGGGCGGCAACACCGAACGCCGGATCGCCACCGTGCGCGGCGTCGGCTTCCGGTTCAACAGCGACTAG
- the hisN gene encoding histidinol-phosphatase: MGVTTYSADLDLALRLADTADSITLDRFRARDLVVERKPDRTPVTDADLAVEDAIRAVLTAERPGDEVAGEERGGTDTGAGRVWVLDPIDGTKNFLRGVPAYATLIALVEDGRPVLGVISAPALHRRWWAARGAGAWAAPTGGEPQRLAVSGVRELADAYLSTTHLGSWVEYHSREAYLRLVDACWENRAFGDFWQHCLVAEGVIDLAAEAIVNPWDVAAAQVLVEEAGGRFTDLSGKPDYTGGSVLTSNGLLHQPALDQLAR; encoded by the coding sequence ATCGGCGTGACCACGTATTCCGCGGATCTTGATCTCGCGCTGCGCCTGGCCGACACCGCCGACTCGATCACCCTGGACCGCTTCCGCGCCCGCGACCTGGTGGTCGAGCGCAAACCGGACCGGACCCCCGTCACCGACGCCGACCTGGCCGTCGAGGACGCCATCCGGGCCGTGCTGACCGCCGAACGCCCCGGCGACGAGGTGGCAGGGGAGGAACGCGGCGGCACCGACACCGGCGCGGGCCGGGTCTGGGTGCTGGACCCGATCGACGGCACCAAGAACTTCCTGCGCGGCGTGCCCGCCTACGCCACCCTGATCGCCCTGGTCGAGGACGGCCGCCCGGTCCTCGGCGTGATCAGCGCCCCCGCCTTGCACCGCCGCTGGTGGGCGGCCCGCGGCGCCGGGGCCTGGGCCGCGCCCACCGGTGGCGAGCCGCAGCGGCTGGCCGTCTCCGGCGTGCGCGAGCTGGCGGATGCCTACCTGTCCACCACGCACCTGGGTTCCTGGGTGGAGTACCACTCGCGGGAGGCCTACCTGCGGCTGGTGGACGCCTGCTGGGAGAACCGGGCCTTCGGCGACTTCTGGCAGCACTGCCTGGTGGCCGAGGGTGTCATCGACCTGGCCGCGGAGGCCATCGTGAACCCGTGGGACGTGGCCGCGGCGCAGGTGCTGGTGGAGGAGGCGGGCGGCCGGTTCACCGACCTGTCCGGCAAGCCCGACTACACCGGCGGCAGCGTGCTGACCAGCAACGGGCTGCTGCACCAGCCGGCGCTGGACCAGCTCGCCAGGTGA
- a CDS encoding WXG100 family type VII secretion target, producing MSGFRVEHERLSRAAGDFDDYGDRAGTIATELERALTEQGECWGSDAVGRNFARTYLPDAEATLKALGDLPEALVAVSGKLADTAEEYRSSERDAEQKLKLT from the coding sequence GTGAGCGGGTTCCGGGTAGAACACGAGCGGCTCAGCCGGGCCGCCGGGGACTTCGACGACTACGGCGACCGGGCCGGGACCATCGCCACCGAACTGGAGCGGGCCCTGACCGAACAGGGCGAGTGCTGGGGTTCGGACGCGGTGGGCCGCAACTTCGCCCGGACCTACCTGCCGGACGCGGAGGCGACCTTGAAGGCCCTCGGCGACCTGCCGGAGGCACTGGTGGCGGTCAGCGGCAAGCTCGCGGACACCGCCGAGGAGTACCGGAGCAGCGAACGGGACGCCGAGCAGAAGCTGAAACTCACCTGA
- a CDS encoding GtrA family protein, whose translation MFAAEAVFAKLPPRYRDWIRQNREMFRFAVVGSATFLVDTVVMYSLKWTILDTKPVTARAIGVIVATVVGYVLNREWSFRTRGGRERHHEAALYFLISGVGVVISSAPMWVARYALFLEEPHVSWAVQEMSDFLSGLILGTLLAMVFRYWAFRKFVFPAPKAATPSKPEVHTIIRTVRAEKRLASAEERSVPLR comes from the coding sequence GTGTTCGCAGCCGAAGCCGTGTTCGCCAAATTGCCCCCGCGATACCGCGACTGGATTCGGCAGAACCGGGAGATGTTCCGCTTCGCCGTGGTCGGCAGCGCGACCTTCCTGGTCGACACCGTGGTGATGTACAGCCTCAAGTGGACGATCCTGGACACCAAGCCGGTGACCGCGCGGGCGATCGGCGTGATCGTGGCCACCGTGGTCGGCTACGTGCTCAACCGGGAGTGGTCCTTCCGCACCCGCGGCGGCCGCGAGCGGCACCACGAGGCCGCGCTGTACTTCCTGATCAGCGGCGTCGGCGTGGTGATCAGCTCGGCGCCGATGTGGGTGGCCAGGTACGCGCTGTTCCTGGAGGAGCCGCACGTCAGCTGGGCCGTGCAGGAGATGTCGGACTTCCTCAGCGGCCTGATCCTGGGCACCCTGCTGGCGATGGTGTTCCGCTACTGGGCCTTCCGGAAGTTCGTCTTCCCCGCGCCCAAGGCCGCCACGCCGAGCAAGCCCGAGGTGCACACCATCATCCGCACCGTCCGCGCGGAGAAGCGCCTCGCCAGTGCGGAGGAGCGGTCCGTTCCGCTGCGCTGA
- the selD gene encoding selenide, water dikinase SelD, whose amino-acid sequence MRLTQYARGGGCACKIPPGELESVLSGLAAPHPDLVVGAENGDDAAVRRLDETRGLVLTTDFFTPVVDDAADWGRIAAANALSDVYAMGGRPVLAVNLLAWPREVLPMELAAEVLRGGAEIAAKAGCPIGGGHSIDDADPKYGLAVTGLVELARMLRNDAGRAGLPLSLTKPLGTGVLNTRHKQTGEVFPQAIATMIALNDKAAEAAVAGGARCATDVTGFGLLGHLHKLARASGVTAVLDPAAVPYLDGARAAAEAGYVSGGTRRNLDWVRPHAELAGLSEVDALLLADAQTSGGLLVAGEVPGAPVIGELVAAQGPTITLV is encoded by the coding sequence GTGAGACTCACTCAGTACGCGCGCGGCGGTGGCTGCGCCTGCAAGATCCCGCCAGGTGAGCTGGAATCGGTGCTCTCCGGCCTGGCCGCCCCGCACCCGGATCTGGTGGTGGGCGCGGAGAACGGCGACGACGCGGCCGTGCGCCGGCTGGACGAGACCCGCGGCCTGGTGCTCACCACCGACTTCTTCACCCCGGTGGTCGACGACGCGGCGGACTGGGGCCGGATCGCCGCGGCCAACGCGCTCTCCGACGTCTACGCGATGGGCGGGCGGCCGGTGCTGGCGGTGAACCTGCTGGCCTGGCCGCGTGAGGTGCTGCCGATGGAGCTGGCAGCCGAGGTGCTGCGCGGCGGCGCGGAGATCGCGGCCAAGGCAGGCTGCCCGATCGGCGGCGGGCACAGCATCGACGACGCCGACCCCAAGTACGGGCTGGCGGTGACCGGGCTGGTCGAGCTGGCCAGGATGCTGCGCAACGACGCCGGGCGCGCCGGCCTGCCGCTGTCGCTGACCAAACCGCTGGGCACCGGCGTGCTCAACACCCGGCACAAGCAGACCGGCGAGGTCTTCCCGCAGGCCATCGCCACCATGATCGCGTTGAACGACAAAGCCGCCGAGGCCGCGGTGGCCGGTGGCGCGCGCTGTGCCACCGACGTGACCGGCTTCGGCCTGCTCGGCCACCTGCACAAGCTGGCCAGGGCCAGCGGGGTCACCGCGGTGCTCGACCCGGCCGCGGTGCCCTACCTGGACGGAGCCCGCGCGGCCGCCGAGGCCGGGTACGTCAGCGGCGGCACCCGGCGCAACCTGGACTGGGTGCGCCCGCACGCCGAGCTGGCCGGACTGTCCGAAGTGGACGCCCTGCTGCTGGCCGACGCGCAGACCTCCGGCGGCCTGCTGGTGGCGGGCGAGGTGCCGGGCGCACCGGTGATCGGCGAGCTGGTGGCGGCTCAGGGCCCGACGATCACGCTGGTCTGA
- a CDS encoding YbaB/EbfC family nucleoid-associated protein, with the protein MPTDHKAQVAELIADYRRSRDQLGTVQRAFREVRETASSEDGLVTATVGPRGTLVDLRITENAYQRYRAAELAQVVLRVTEAAAALAAVSAERALAPLLPVDADPRAVLDGSGDLTEAELNLRPPRADEDFEQQNWLRAGGER; encoded by the coding sequence GTGCCGACCGACCACAAGGCCCAGGTGGCCGAACTGATCGCCGACTACCGGCGCAGCCGTGACCAGCTGGGCACCGTGCAGCGCGCCTTCCGCGAGGTCAGGGAGACGGCCAGCAGTGAGGACGGCCTGGTCACGGCCACGGTCGGCCCGCGCGGCACGCTGGTCGATCTCCGGATCACCGAGAACGCCTACCAGCGCTACCGGGCGGCCGAACTGGCCCAGGTGGTGCTGCGGGTGACCGAGGCCGCCGCCGCGCTGGCCGCGGTCAGCGCCGAGCGCGCGCTGGCCCCGCTGCTGCCGGTCGACGCGGATCCGCGGGCGGTGCTCGACGGCAGCGGCGATCTCACCGAGGCGGAGCTGAACCTGCGGCCGCCGCGGGCCGATGAGGACTTCGAACAGCAGAACTGGCTGCGTGCGGGAGGAGAGCGGTGA
- a CDS encoding SDR family oxidoreductase has product MIVVTGATGNVGQPLTRALAEAGRQVTAVSRHAAAVPDGVRHVVADLADPAGLEPALAGAKALFLLLSGDLHAAGASPADIIGQAAASGVRRVVLLSSLGVATRPFGTTRIALSALEDVLRESGLDWAILRPGGFASNALWWAESIRARQVVAAPFGDTGVPIIDPADIAEVAAACLLDDRHTRGVYELTGPEVITPRRQTEVIAAALGSPVRFHELTREQAKATMTQSMPAELADDTLDILSSPNPAELRVSPDVRQVLGRDPRSFADWAARNIAAFR; this is encoded by the coding sequence ATGATCGTGGTAACCGGGGCTACCGGGAATGTGGGCCAGCCGTTGACGCGGGCGCTGGCCGAGGCCGGCCGGCAGGTGACGGCGGTGTCGCGGCACGCCGCGGCGGTGCCCGACGGCGTCCGCCATGTGGTGGCCGACCTGGCCGACCCGGCAGGCCTCGAGCCCGCGCTGGCCGGGGCGAAGGCGTTGTTCCTGCTGCTGTCCGGCGACCTGCACGCGGCCGGGGCCAGCCCGGCCGACATCATCGGCCAGGCCGCGGCGAGCGGGGTCCGCCGGGTCGTCCTGCTCTCCTCACTGGGCGTGGCGACCAGGCCTTTCGGCACGACGCGGATCGCGCTGAGCGCGCTGGAGGACGTGCTGCGGGAGTCCGGCCTGGACTGGGCCATCCTGCGGCCGGGCGGCTTCGCCTCCAACGCCCTGTGGTGGGCCGAGTCCATCCGCGCGCGACAGGTCGTCGCCGCGCCCTTCGGCGACACCGGGGTGCCGATCATCGACCCGGCGGACATCGCCGAGGTCGCCGCGGCCTGCCTGTTGGATGACCGGCACACCCGCGGCGTGTACGAGCTGACCGGACCGGAGGTGATCACGCCGCGCCGGCAGACGGAGGTCATCGCCGCCGCGCTGGGCTCGCCAGTGCGGTTTCACGAACTCACCCGCGAGCAGGCCAAGGCCACCATGACCCAGAGCATGCCTGCCGAACTCGCCGATGACACCCTGGACATCCTCAGCTCCCCGAACCCGGCCGAGCTTCGGGTCAGTCCGGACGTGCGACAGGTCCTCGGCCGCGACCCGCGTTCCTTCGCCGACTGGGCCGCCCGCAATATCGCCGCGTTCCGCTGA
- a CDS encoding TNT domain-containing protein, translating into MGIELPPEVAQVAKALRVQWPKGDEDKMRLAAKAWRAAGDGVTRLSTETDAVAQHALQAAKGDAAESARKHWNGFVAADTGRMPAIAKGCLRAAQRLEHAATEIAATKTKIIAELLKLVRQSEVAQLLASEGGLEALASGNSQASSALANLTSLTDKLAGTVVLGGDGSVESDAYPVTGPGARDGKTGYQVDPATGWLLDPKSGRLIHPESGNLLGMPGEYVRDGEGNLVYQNSGQPVDLAKVLQPRDGEFPLPGGAAGAPPAAAPGTLPGLPTDPRQPDPGRAGDHEQPSFGPQPGKGAPPPYYDPSPRTGPIELPRQPQPGPPAPPPVYYDPTPTPVHNAPAKPAPNQVQLSWAGSPEPVAAPPAAPAPVTAAPGPPPPQPPPNFQQFGPGAPAAPLAPPPAAPPAAQPIAGPGHSAVGAPHAGAGAGAAAGVAPVPVHGGRGGVGMDGGFGPNKDWRGVRPGAGYLDMAPGVQPIVEPDRPVAAKVPLPARKDDELALFLVHLFPLGHLPRPANRPDRQLPRPRAELDYAAGLRFAPHDHPQSGLITGYPVAPVPRTPGLAADHPAVLALIPDYDPLGGQHERDWDRRFLARAASADRPAEYAWPPAELCPEGGVDPDGAEPIVLSVGSVVDRFGPRDGRVFAVDGTPFTERGLPPELIGLGYHRFQVARELPVWRTVAAPWFGQAGGGVRFRATHSVAELLALGFLVELGEEVNA; encoded by the coding sequence ATGGGGATCGAGCTACCGCCGGAGGTGGCCCAGGTCGCCAAGGCGCTGCGGGTGCAGTGGCCCAAGGGCGATGAGGACAAGATGCGGCTGGCCGCCAAGGCCTGGCGCGCGGCCGGTGACGGGGTCACCCGGCTGTCCACCGAGACCGACGCGGTCGCCCAGCATGCCTTGCAGGCGGCCAAGGGGGACGCGGCCGAGTCGGCCAGGAAGCACTGGAACGGCTTTGTCGCCGCGGACACCGGCCGGATGCCCGCCATCGCCAAGGGCTGCCTGCGGGCCGCCCAGCGCCTGGAGCACGCGGCCACCGAGATCGCGGCCACCAAGACCAAGATCATCGCAGAGCTGCTGAAGCTGGTCCGGCAGAGCGAGGTCGCCCAGCTGCTGGCCTCCGAGGGCGGCCTGGAGGCACTCGCCTCGGGCAACTCCCAGGCCAGCAGCGCACTGGCCAACCTGACCAGCCTGACCGACAAGCTCGCGGGCACCGTGGTGCTCGGCGGCGACGGCTCGGTGGAGTCCGACGCCTACCCGGTCACCGGCCCCGGCGCCAGGGACGGGAAGACCGGCTACCAGGTCGACCCGGCCACCGGCTGGCTGCTGGACCCGAAGAGCGGTCGACTGATCCACCCGGAAAGCGGCAACCTGCTGGGCATGCCAGGTGAGTACGTGCGTGACGGCGAGGGCAACCTCGTCTACCAGAACTCCGGCCAGCCGGTGGACCTGGCCAAGGTGCTCCAGCCACGGGACGGCGAGTTCCCGCTCCCCGGCGGGGCAGCGGGCGCGCCCCCGGCCGCCGCACCCGGCACCCTGCCCGGCCTGCCGACGGATCCGCGTCAGCCGGACCCCGGCCGCGCTGGCGACCACGAGCAGCCCTCCTTCGGCCCGCAGCCGGGCAAGGGCGCGCCGCCGCCCTACTACGACCCGAGCCCACGGACCGGCCCGATCGAGCTGCCCAGACAGCCCCAGCCCGGCCCGCCGGCTCCGCCGCCGGTCTACTACGACCCCACGCCGACCCCGGTGCACAACGCACCGGCCAAACCGGCCCCGAACCAGGTCCAGCTCTCCTGGGCGGGTTCGCCGGAACCAGTCGCCGCACCGCCCGCCGCGCCGGCCCCGGTGACCGCGGCCCCCGGGCCGCCCCCGCCACAGCCGCCACCCAACTTCCAGCAGTTCGGACCGGGTGCGCCCGCCGCACCGCTGGCGCCGCCCCCGGCCGCGCCGCCCGCCGCCCAGCCGATCGCCGGACCAGGTCACTCCGCCGTCGGCGCCCCGCACGCGGGCGCCGGTGCTGGTGCCGCCGCCGGTGTCGCGCCGGTGCCGGTGCACGGCGGGCGTGGTGGCGTCGGGATGGACGGCGGGTTCGGCCCGAACAAGGACTGGCGCGGGGTCCGCCCCGGCGCCGGGTACCTGGACATGGCTCCCGGCGTGCAGCCGATCGTCGAACCGGACCGCCCGGTGGCCGCCAAGGTCCCGCTCCCGGCCCGCAAGGACGACGAGCTGGCCCTGTTCCTGGTGCACCTGTTCCCGTTGGGACACCTGCCACGGCCGGCCAACCGCCCGGACCGCCAGCTGCCGAGGCCGCGCGCCGAACTGGACTACGCCGCCGGTCTGCGCTTCGCCCCGCACGACCATCCCCAGTCCGGGCTGATCACCGGCTACCCGGTCGCGCCGGTGCCGCGCACCCCCGGCCTGGCCGCCGACCACCCGGCCGTGCTGGCGCTGATCCCGGACTACGACCCGCTCGGCGGCCAGCACGAACGCGACTGGGACCGCCGCTTCCTGGCCCGCGCGGCCAGTGCTGACCGGCCTGCCGAGTACGCCTGGCCGCCTGCCGAGCTGTGCCCGGAGGGCGGGGTCGACCCGGACGGGGCTGAGCCGATCGTGCTCTCGGTCGGCTCCGTCGTGGACCGCTTCGGCCCCCGGGACGGCCGGGTCTTCGCCGTGGACGGCACCCCGTTCACCGAACGCGGCCTGCCGCCGGAGCTGATCGGCCTCGGCTACCACCGGTTCCAGGTGGCCCGCGAGCTGCCGGTGTGGCGCACGGTGGCCGCGCCGTGGTTCGGTCAGGCCGGCGGCGGGGTCCGGTTCCGGGCCACCCACTCCGTCGCCGAACTGCTCGCCCTGGGATTCCTGGTCGAACTGGGAGAGGAAGTCAACGCGTGA
- a CDS encoding MaoC family dehydratase has translation MPAIAFEDLTPGLIIQLGEIVIDKDEMLDFAERFDPQPFHLDEAAGAASVLGGLCASGWYTSSLWMRSYVDHVLAGSTSQGSPGCSELLWPKPVFPGDVLRSELEVISARRSKSRERLGLVEITGRAYRGAEVVMRTTFVGMFGTREP, from the coding sequence ATGCCAGCCATCGCGTTCGAGGACCTCACTCCAGGGCTGATCATCCAGCTCGGCGAGATCGTGATCGACAAGGACGAGATGCTCGATTTCGCCGAGCGCTTCGACCCGCAGCCCTTCCACCTGGACGAGGCCGCGGGCGCGGCCTCGGTGCTGGGCGGGTTGTGCGCTTCCGGCTGGTACACCAGCTCGCTGTGGATGCGGTCCTATGTGGACCACGTGCTGGCCGGTTCCACCTCGCAGGGCTCGCCGGGCTGCTCCGAACTGCTGTGGCCCAAGCCGGTCTTCCCCGGCGACGTGCTGCGCAGCGAGCTGGAGGTGATCTCCGCGCGCCGGTCCAAGAGCCGGGAGCGGCTCGGGCTGGTGGAGATCACCGGACGCGCCTACCGGGGTGCCGAGGTTGTCATGCGGACCACCTTTGTCGGCATGTTCGGCACCCGCGAGCCATGA